In the Nicotiana tabacum cultivar K326 chromosome 16, ASM71507v2, whole genome shotgun sequence genome, one interval contains:
- the LOC107786709 gene encoding protein S-acyltransferase 11, whose amino-acid sequence MDFAASTTTSTAAISPSNDIVPQGEHYVRALIEDHETTCWGCGLRVLVPPYAPAFKCFWCGAITNQNAVKIENKNFKWRRLRDRCFVGVLVVFMLFVICGGVWAIYPIVFSISYFCSSVHSLIAVALSISTLSAFSLAAFRSAGAPPDILWGSYPAVKKGGLENYTFCQYCSKPKMPRAHHCRSCGMCILDMDHHCPIIGNCVGASNHRSFIIFLISAIISTIYVSIMSAYAAFHFWAPLSHKPIHLLNEAVGQKLFLRTLKNVIFAFLESTLFVPARGLVLVYLFIASVSILIGLTVLLWQQLCFIYEGKTYLSHISSSEGDETAEKDCQNLIQFFGCSPTTTRFLPIYFSSRKKHKK is encoded by the exons GGGGAGCACTATGTGAGAGCTCTTATTGAGGATCATGAGACGACATGTTGGGGCTGTGGTCTTCGTGTGCTTGTTCCGCCATATGCACCTGCTTTCAAGTGTTTCTGGTGCGGAGCAATAACTAACCAGAATGCAGTTAAAATCGAGAACAAAAACTTTAAGTGGAGACGCTTGCGAGACCGGTGTTTTGTTGGTGTGCTCGTTGTCTTTATGTTATTTGTGATAT GTGGTGGTGTTTGGGCAATTTATCCTATAGTATTTTCTATCAGTTACTTCTGCAGTAGTGTTCACTCTTTAATTGCTGTAGCATTGTCCATATCTACCTTGTCCGCATTTAGCCTTGCTGCATTTCGATCTGCTGGTGCTCCACCAGACATACTCTGGGGTAGCTATCCTGCTGTTAAAAAAGGTGGGCTTGAGAATTATACTTTTTGTCAATATTGTTCAAAGCCAAAGATGCCTAGGGCACACCATTGCCGTTCTTGTGGAATGTGTATACTGGATATGGATCATCATTGCCCAATT ATTGGCAATTGTGTTGGTGCATCTAACCACAGGAGCTTCATCATTTTCCTTATTTCAGCAATCATTAGCACAATATATGTGTCCATCATGTCTGCCTATGCAGCTTTTCATTTTTGGGCGCCGCTAAGCCACAAGCCAATTCACCTTTTGAACGAAGCTGTTGGTCAAAAGTTGTTTTTGAGAACCTTGAAAAATGTCATATTTGCATTTCTGGAGTCTACATTGTTCGTACCCGCGAGAGGGCTTGTTCTTGTGTACCTTTTTATTGCTAGTGTTTCTATCCTGATAGGTTTAACTGTGCTGCTGTGGCAGCAACTCTGCTTCATATATGAGGGTAAGACATACTTGAGTCATATAAGTTCATCAGAGGGCGATGAAACTGCAGAAAAGGATTGCCAAAATCTTATCCAGTTCTTTGGCTGTTCTCCTACGACGACAAGATTTTTGCCTATCTACTTCAGTTCTAGGAAGAAGCATAAGAAGTGA